A portion of the Kazachstania africana CBS 2517 chromosome 2, complete genome genome contains these proteins:
- the MRX14 gene encoding mitochondrial 54S ribosomal protein bL34m (similar to Saccharomyces cerevisiae YDR115W; ancestral locus Anc_8.267) → MLPIIKTNRNTSIFKSVILNTVQSTNVFFILPFFGQKRWKSRGNTYQPSTLKRKRKFGFLSRAKSKQKSKILKDRKEKGRWYLSH, encoded by the coding sequence ATGTTACCAATAATAAAGACAAACCGAAATacatcaattttcaaatcagtAATTTTAAATACAGTACAATCTACAAATGTCTTCTTCATATTGCCCTTCTTCGGGCAAAAGAGATGGAAATCAAGAGGTAACACATATCAGCCATCAActttgaaaaggaaaaggaaatttgGCTTTTTATCTAGAGCTAAGtcaaaacaaaaatcaaaaatattaaaagacaggaaagaaaaaggtAGATGGTACCTATCCcattaa
- the KAFR0B05520 gene encoding uncharacterized protein, with amino-acid sequence MPPITSSTSGTSNTPTSDSNTHDFEPAPKISVADLNQKIINAEYAVRGSIAMRAEELEFELYHKTQPHSFPFERIIYANIGNPQQLDQKPLTFSRQVMSILEYPGLLKFKDVLLSQGIYKKDALERAELLQSQIGASVGAYSLAQGVYGIRETTARFISKRDNCEAASADDIFLTDGASKAVTYLMMALCQNEHTGILIPIPQYPLYTASICIHNAKMLPYYLDEESGWSTKVEEIENSVINAIENGIKPSAMVVINPGNPTGAVLSVDVIQRIITVAAKYGIVLIADEVYQDNIFNGEFHSMKKILRQLQKKYPGKYDNVQLASLHSTSKGVSGECGQRGGYMEIVGFSDEVRHLLLKLASINICSVVTGQALVDLMVDPPHVGDESYEKDQEERNEIHSTLKKRADKLYDTFSNLEGIECQKPQGAMYLFPRLILPDRAIEEAKKLQMEADEFYCHKLLENTGICTVPGSGFGQREGTYHVRTTFLSPGTEWIDDWKKFHEKFMKEYQ; translated from the coding sequence atgcCCCCAATAACCAGCTCAACTTCAGGCACCTCAAACACGCCAACAAGTGATTCTAATACTCATGACTTCGAACCAGCGCCTAAAATATCCGTAGCTGATCTGAACcaaaagataataaatgCTGAGTATGCCGTTAGAGGATCGATCGCGATGAGAGCGGAGGAGTTAGAATTTGAATTGTATCACAAGACTCAGCCCCACAGTTTTCCATTTGAGAGAATTATTTACGCAAATATAGGTAACCCTCAACAACTTGATCAGAAACCACTAACTTTTTCGAGACAAGTCATGTCGATTTTGGAATATCCTGGGCTATTGAAATTCAAGGATGTTTTACTATCTCAAGGTATCTATAAGAAGGACGCTTTGGAGAGAGCAGAATTATTACAATCTCAAATTGGAGCTTCAGTTGGTGCATATTCATTAGCACAAGGTGTCTATGGCATTAGAGAAACAACGGCAAGGTTTATTTCTAAAAGAGATAATTGCGAAGCTGCATCCGCGgatgatatatttttaacAGATGGAGCTTCAAAAGCTGTTACTTACCTTATGATGGCGCTATGTCAGAATGAGCATACTGGTATTTTGATTCCTATCCCGCAATATCCCTTATACACGGCATCTATATGCATTCATAATGCAAAGATGTTACCATATTACCtagatgaagaatctgGCTGGTCCACAAAAGTTGAGGAAATCGAAAACTCCGTCATTAATGCAATTGAGAATGGTATCAAACCCTCCGCTATGGTGGTTATAAATCCTGGAAACCCTACGGGAGCAGTCTTATCCGTCGATGTGATTCAAAGGATTATCACTGTGGCAGCTAAGTATGGAATTGTATTGATTGCTGATGAAGTGTATCaagataatattttcaacgGAGAATTCCACtctatgaaaaaaatacttagacaattacaaaagaaatatcCAGGAAAATATGATAACGTTCAATTAGCTTCACTTCATTCCACGTCAAAAGGAGTATCAGGAGAATGTGGACAGAGAGGTGGCTACATGGAAATTGTTGGATTTTCTGATGAAGTGAGGCATTTGCTTTTAAAATTGGCTTCCATTAACATATGCTCTGTTGTCACAGGCCAGGCACTTGTAGATTTAATGGTTGATCCACCACATGTTGGTGATGAATCCTATGAAAAGgatcaagaagaaagaaatgaaattcaTTCTACACTGAAAAAGAGAGCAGATAAATTATATGACACTTTTTCTAATCTAGAGGGTATTGAATGCCAAAAACCACAAGGTGCTATGTATCTTTTCCCCAGATTAATTCTTCCCGATAGGGCAATTGAAGAGGCCAAGAAACTGCAGATGGAAGCGGATGAATTTTACTGCCATAAATTGCTAGAAAATACAGGAATATGCACAGTCCCAGGTTCAGGATTCGGCCAAAGAGAGGGCACCTATCATGTAAGAACCACCTTTTTGTCACCAGGCACCGAATGGATTGATGACTGGAAGAAATTCCAcgaaaaatttatgaaagaatatcaataa
- the PDS1 gene encoding securin (similar to Saccharomyces cerevisiae PDS1 (YDR113C); ancestral locus Anc_8.265), producing MSNQSDKENNLSTIPVLALQTPNTNFVKKNTTSTRISPLKRLQQQGKLPLQSKNGNKSNSILISHKGNNTRIKKYGSILGLENPGNFKLPKTKSLILKDNESSESEEEDGLLNRKLKEALSRSQNDEDREGDGSVGLFAKEAFQNHISNDDDSEIDIINGKEKDVELSYIPDHYEVIAADEIEKLKQVNLGTRFKSSASSGLNDNDSTIQFLELEHVSDSDTEENIDPSYNGVNRIGKNSTKSKSIDFDITEEIGTKYAGSGLDDDDIEAMLRDL from the coding sequence ATGTCAAACCAATCAGATAAGGAGAATAATTTGTCTACGATCCCCGTCTTGGCGTTACAGACCCCAAATACGAATTTcgtaaagaaaaatactaCCTCTACTAGAATATCACCTTTAAAGCGATTACAACAACAGGGTAAACTACCACTACAATCCAAAAATGggaataaatcaaatagtATCTTGATAAGTCACAAAGGAAATAACACAAGGATAAAAAAGTACGGTTCGATTTTAGGGCTAGAAAACCCGGGCAATTTTAAGCTACCTAAAACAAAGAGtctaatattgaaagataatgaaagttCAGAATCCGAGGAGGAAGATGGACTCTTGAATCGTAAACTCAAAGAAGCTCTGAGTCGATCCCAAAATGACGAAGATAGAGAAGGAGATGGAAGTGTGGGTTTGTTTGCGAAAGAggcttttcaaaatcacaTAAGTAATGATGACGACagtgaaattgatattataaATGGTAAAGAGAAAGATGTTGAGCTATCATATATTCCAGACCACTACGAAGTCATTGCTGCAGATGAAATCGAGAAGCTTAAGCAGGTGAATTTGGGAACGAGATTCAAGAGCTCAGCGAGCAGTGGGCttaatgataatgacaGTACGATCCAATTTTTAGAACTAGAACACGTATCAGATAGTGACACTGAGGAGAACATTGATCCTTCTTACAACGGCGTTAACAGGATCGGTAAAAACAGTACGAAAAGTAAGAGCATTGATTTCGATATAACAGAGGAAATCGGCACAAAATATGCTGGCAGCGGGCTCGATGACGACGACATAGAAGCCATGCTAAGAGATCTGTGA
- the FOB1 gene encoding replication fork barrier binding protein FOB1 (similar to Saccharomyces cerevisiae FOB1 (YDR110W); ancestral locus Anc_8.262): MTSTKMNENTRALGPEEKVAPVHNMIERDFASELIEAPENIVIKESYIVPRMGESYTSYTDSFMNLELLKRGEREVFKFQQSINGHLTEETYDLIRTDSLTPETLASTNPKWTKITAEPRYLFLKRRYYRDNNGLIHDHLRKDKIVCEPVYVFDMIMGCHLMNNHGFVKKIHHSLSTFYSNITRDLCLKALKFCSVCNPEQKIGKLEKFKHRNIYNELMPLERVHIEIFEPFPNEKIEKKYSHILYCRDYHSRYIWMLPLKNTKFKHLVPTMASLFLSFIRQPIFIETASLDWQDMFDICEKIAFEYDLQIGLGTSKPNTFHAAGIRQMKAKLEAHREECLLSWNLCLKYGSYDHNIRHNDRAGGVPGDLLSSQIQECSLKFKEKIIQILENAVSESVLRVDNGLIFLEVDEPHDEPHDEPYDEFQFEGDQSIDEEDMGAVMPPATEADAQDSMSLTEAYMTDGLPKPRVSKRLIDRQDTSEISGPLTSYYEETHDSIISKKHKTDDYVEMESNSSMKL, from the coding sequence ATGACTAGTACCAAAATGAATGAGAATACGCGGGCATTAGGGCCTGAAGAAAAGGTAGCGCCTGTTCACAATATGATAGAGAGAGATTTCGCATCAGAACTCATAGAAGCCCCAGAGAATATAGTTATAAAGGAGTCGTACATTGTTCCAAGGATGGGAGAGTCGTATACATCGTACACGGATTCGTTTATGAATTTAGAACTATTAAAAAGAGGGGAAAGAGAGgtcttcaaatttcaacaatCGATTAACGGCCATCTTACGGAAGAAACATATGACTTGATAAGAACAGATTCCTTGACACCCGAAACTCTGGCCAGTACGAACCCGAAATGGACCAAAATAACGGCAGAACCACGTTATTTATTTCTAAAACGAAGGTATTACCGAGATAACAATGGTTTAATTCACGACCATCTcagaaaagataaaattgtcTGTGAACCCGTATACGTATTTGATATGATCATGGGGTGTCACTTGATGAATAATCATGGTTTCGTAAAAAAGATTCATCATAGTTTATCTACTTTTTACTCTAATATTACTCGTGATTTGTGCTTAAAggcattgaaattttgctCTGTATGTAACCCAGAGCAAAAAATAGGTAAACTAGAAAAATTTAAGCatagaaatatttataatgaGCTCATGCCCCTAGAGAGAGTGCatatagaaatttttgaaccaTTTCCAAATGAGAAAATCGAAAAGAAGTATTCCCATATCCTGTATTGTAGAGATTACCATTCGAGATACATATGGATGCttcctttgaaaaacaCCAAATTTAAGCATCTCGTTCCTACTATGGCAAGTCTTTTTCTGAGTTTTATAAGGCAGCCGATATTCATAGAAACAGCCTCATTAGATTGGCAGGATATGTTTGATATATGTGAGAAAATTGCTTTTGAATACGACCTTCAAATTGGCTTGGGTACTAGTAAACCTAATACATTCCACGCTGCCGGTATTAGGCAAATGAAAGCCAAATTAGAAGCTCATAGGGAAGAATGTTTGTTGAGCTGGAATCTGTGTTTAAAATATGGATCTTATGATCACAACATCCGTCATAATGATAGAGCAGGCGGTGTCCCAGGTGATTTGTTGTCCAGTCAAATCCAAGAATGTTCTTTGAAgttcaaagagaaaataatacaaaTTTTAGAGAATGCAGTTAGTGAAAGTGTTTTAAGAGTTGATAATGGGttgatttttcttgaagtcGATGAACCACATGATGAACCGCACGATGAACCTTACgatgaatttcaatttgaaggCGATCAATCAATAGATGAAGAGGATATGGGTGCTGTAATGCCACCAGCAACGGAAGCCGATGCGCAGGACAGCATGTCCTTGACAGAGGCATATATGACTGATGGTCTTCCTAAGCCTAGGGTATCGAAACGCCTTATAGATAGGCAGGATACTTCAGAAATATCTGGCCCACTTACCTCATATTATGAGGAGACGCACGACTCTATAATTTCTAAGAAGCACAAGACTGATGATTATGTAGAAATGGAGAGTAATAGTTCAATGAAACTATAA
- the KAFR0B05500 gene encoding uncharacterized protein, whose product MKLNNILSKTITVASIITNLVNALPTTNFFSRETTCLAATNGCPHLDFGHHAEVTNTLRYYMSLDCVTPVADNTYEITIHVTGEEQIDLKYLYSLKIIGVDGPEGTVQLYGYNEDTYLIDNPTDYKATFQVYGNPSKDDDCEIWMPNFEIQYEYLQGNTSQYNQTWEWGATAFDLSTGCHSYDNNNISQTDFPGFYRRSPKCEDVKVTTTISTETTTTTTTEETSTTSEETSTTTGETSTITEETSTITEETSTTTEETSTITEETSTITEETSTITEETSTSTEETATTTTDTSSTVTSSTSSFPGSVLDSSRVESSTATDISSAVASSTSSFPGSVLDSSRIESSPVPSTESGSVLSPADSTGVISSSITATSVDLSSDSSSIISSASPTSNTKASFSHTISTISSTAESTSVIHNPSSLKEVTFSSTAYSSLLTSYPSPSDTTQSDRNVVHYFYSK is encoded by the coding sequence atgaaactaaataatattctttCCAAGACAATAACTGTTGCAAGcattattacaaatttAGTAAACGCTTTGCCAACtacaaatttcttttcaagagaAACTACGTGCTTGGCTGCAACTAATGGCTGTCCTCATCTAGATTTTGGTCATCATGCCGAAGTTACAAACACTTTAAGATACTATATGTCACTTGATTGTGTGACACCTGTTGCTGACAACACATATGAAATTACAATACACGTAACAGGCGAGGAACAAATAGATCTTAAATATCTATATTCGCTAAAAATAATTGGTGTCGACGGCCCAGAAGGCACAGTTCAATTATACGGATATAATGAGGATACGTATCTAATAGATAATCCAACAGATTATAAAGCCACTTTCCAAGTATACGGCAATCCATcaaaagatgatgattGCGAAATTTGGATgccaaattttgaaattcaatatGAATATTTACAAGGCAACACTTCTCAGTATAATCAAACTTGGGAATGGGGTGCAACTGCTTTCGATTTATCTACAGGTTGCCATAGTTacgataataataatatttcacAAACTGATTTCCCTGGGTTTTACAGGAGATCACCAAAATGTGAGGATGTTAAGGTAACTACGACTATCTCCACTGAAACTACGACTACAACTACTACTGAAGAAACCTCAACTACTTCTGAAGAAACCTCAACTACTACTGGAGAAACCTCAACTATTACTGAAGAAACCTCAACTATTACTGAAGAAACCTCAACTACTACTGAAGAAACCTCAACTATTACTGAAGAAACCTCAACTATTACTGAAGAAACCTCAACTATTACTGAAGAAACCTCAACTAGTACTGAAGAAACAGCCACTACCACTACTGACACTTCTTCTACTGTTACTTCCTCTACCTCAAGTTTTCCAGGGTCCGTGCTCGACTCTAGCCGTGTAGAATCCTCTACTGCTACTGACATTTCTTCTGCTGTTGCTTCCTCTACCTCTAGTTTCCCAGGGTCTGTACTCGACTCTAGCCGTATAGAATCCAGCCCAGTACCATCTACTGAAAGCGGTTCCGTGTTATCCCCAGCCGATTCTACTGGAGTTATTTCGTCTTCCATTACAGCTACTTCTGTTGACTTAAGTTCCGATAGCTCTAGTATAATAAGTTCTGCCTCTCCAACTTCAAATACCAAAGCTTCATTCTCGCATACTATCAGCactatttcttcaactgCTGAATCTACCTCGGTCATTCACAACCCTTCTTCGTTAAAGGAGGTTACTTTCTCTAGCACAGCGTACTCCTCTTTATTGACTTCTTATCCATCACCTTCTGACACAACTCAAAGCGACAGAAATGTGGTCCACTACTTCTACTCCAAATAG
- the KAFR0B05530 gene encoding uncharacterized protein (similar to Saccharomyces cerevisiae YDR111C and YLR089C; ancestral locus Anc_8.263): MQLTEEFAATTQYFPVRKALDDDTIHNFKPAKKITLDDLNQNVLKSEYAVRGSIPRRAEELEFELLNNDSSDSLAFENIVHANIGNPQQLDQKPLTFSRQVISILQYPELLNQRNILVSTGIFKSDAMERAETLLCHIGGSVGAYSSSQGVYGIRETVANYITARDNGETASPDDIFLTEGASKAASYLLSLLCKDKNTGVLIPIPQYPLYTATITLCDAKMLPYYLNEESGWSTNTNEIEKVVLDAIADNVKPSVMVVINPGNPTGSVLSKDDIIHIINIGAKYGIVLIADEVYQENIFDGEFHSMKKVLRSLQKQYPGKYDAVQLASLHSTSKGVSGECGQRGGYMELVGFKDEIRQAILKLASISLCSVITGQALVDLMVNPPKKGDESYELDNFERKNIHETLKERAEKLYNLFCQLKGVECQKPQGAMYLFPKLHFPQTLITEAINQNMSPDEFYCHALLEATGICTVPGSGFGQKEGTYHLRTTFLAPGNQWTEKWKLFHEEFFSKYQ; the protein is encoded by the coding sequence ATGCAACTAACTGAAGAATTTGCTGCTACGACACAATATTTTCCTGTAAGGAAGGCCTTAGATGACGACACCATTCACAATTTTAAACcagcaaagaaaattacCCTAGATGATTTAAATCAGAATGTGCTGAAATCAGAATATGCCGTCAGAGGTTCCATCCCAAGAAGAGCAGAAGAATTGGAATTCGAACtattaaataatgacaGTTCTGATTCTCTTGCTTTTGAAAACATCGTTCACGCCAATATTGGTAATCCACAACAATTGGATCAAAAACCTTTGACGTTTTCTAGGCAAGTTATCTCAATTTTACAATATCCAGAACTGTTGAATCAAAGAAACATCCTTGTATCAACAGGCATTTTTAAGTCGGATGCAATGGAACGGGCCGAAACTTTGCTCTGCCATATAGGCGGCTCGGTGGGCGCTTACTCTTCTTCACAAGGTGTCTATGGTATTCGAGAAACTGTCGCCAATTACATAACTGCTAGAGATAACGGGGAAACTGCTTCTCCTgatgatatatttttgacGGAAGGTGCCTCCAAAGCCGCTAGCTATCTGCTTTCATTATTGTGCAAAGATAAAAATACCGGTGTACTGATCCCAATTCCACAATATCCTTTATACACTGCCACCATAACTCTTTGTGACGCCAAGATGCTGCCTTACTACCTAAATGAAGAGTCAGGTTGGTCGACTAACACAAATGAGATTGAGAAAGTAGTTCTAGATGCAATTGCTGATAACGTCAAGCCATCTGTCATGGTTGTAATTAATCCGGGAAATCCAACTGGTTCAGTTCTCAGCAAAGACGATATCATCCACATAATAAATATTGGTGCCAAGTATGGGATAGTATTGATTGCTGATGAAGTCTATCAagaaaacatttttgatGGTGAGTTTCATTCCATGAAAAAAGTTTTGAGATCCTTACAGAAACAATATCCTGGAAAATATGATGCCGTTCAGTTGGCTTCTCTCCACTCTACTTCAAAAGGTGTCTCTGGAGAATGTGGCCAAAGAGGTGGTTATATGGAACTGGTGGGTTTTAAGGATGAAATCAGACAGGCTATTCTGAAATTAGCTTCAATCTCATTATGTTCTGTAATTACAGGCCAAGCTTTGGTTGATTTAATGGTAAATCCCCCAAAGAAAGGTGATGAATCATACGAGTTAGATAATTtcgaaagaaaaaatattcatgaAACTCTAAAAGAAAGAGCTGAGAAATTGTATAATCTATTTTGTCAGTTAAAGGGAGTGGAATGTCAAAAGCCACAGGGCGCCATGTACCTTTTCCCCAAATTACACTTTCCACAGACACTAATAACGGAGGcaataaatcaaaatatgaGCCCAGACGAATTTTACTGTCACGCACTTCTAGAGGCTACCGGCATTTGTACAGTACCAGGTTCAGGTTTTGGTCAAAAAGAAGGTACCTATCATCTAAGAACCACATTCTTGGCACCTGGAAATCAATGGACGGAAAAATGGAAGTTATTTcatgaagaatttttttccaagTATCAGTGA